DNA sequence from the Grus americana isolate bGruAme1 chromosome 27 unlocalized genomic scaffold, bGruAme1.mat SUPER_27_unloc_7, whole genome shotgun sequence genome:
atggtggtgatagggttgagtgtgtctgggtaagaatcgggggggaggccaccaaggTAGGTGTCACGGTGGGAGTCTGATATAGATCACCTAAGTAAGACACACTTACTTAGGGGCCTtgttgctcagaagcataaatttagggagcttttgaggtcaaaaccagaaatttagcaattttttgtgaagagacttaaccatttagggagcttttggtctCAGACACACCCATTTAGGGTGATTTTGGGCTTAGAAACATCCACTTAGGAATCTTCTGGGCTGataaacagccacttagggagcttttggtttctaaaccactgattaAGGAAGCTTTTGGggtctggaaaacacagtttgggaGCTTTCAGGATCTAAAACACTGATTTAGTAAGCTTTTGGTCTTCAAAACCATGATTTAGGGTAAGAATTggggggaggccaccaaggcaggTATCACagtgggagtctgttatagaccacccaagCACGATGAAGAGTTGGCTGACATATTCTGtaagctgctgggagaagtctcacgctcgctagcccttgttctcgtgggggacttcaactcagcagatgtctgctggaaatacagcacagcagagaggaaacagtctctcctcctcaccccccgGGGGAAGGCGAGGCCTGAGGaaggccctgggtgctgggctcagcacgGGCGGTGTGACcgggggcagagccctgtctcctgccaggtgccgGCCCGGCCGACGCCAGCGGCTCCCGTCACGCAGCTCCTGccgcccagggctgtggctggagcgCAGGCAGACCCGCATTTTGGGAAAGACTTGCCAAGGCAGAGCAAATCCagggcagctccctcctgtcccctcccctcctgtcatgtcctctgcctcccctctgcctcccctccctccctgagcgGGCCCAGCCCCCAGGAGCGGAccgagggagggcagagctgagagaacAGCTCCAGGTGAAATGGCCCTTCCTGAAGGCCGTGTCTGCACCGGCGCAGCATCCCGGCTGGCTGAGGAGTAGCTGCGGTCAGGGGGTGAGATGCCATGGCCGGCGGGCTGGGTTGGGTGAGCGCAGCAGGACGAGGCCTGTGCCCCGACAGGGCCCTTCCCAGGGCGGCCTGACTCCTCTGGAAAGGGCCTGGACAGAAGCTTCTGGTGTTGGACTTTCTTGCTCTGAAGGTGCCCGAACTAAACCCCCAGAAAGCTACGGGATCATGacaggcagctcttcctgcccaaAATCACCCCCCTCCATCAGCGGGACCCAGCCCCGGGGTctgtggcagcacgggggggcAGCAGGCGCAGGGCAGCTCCATGAGGAGAGGCCCGGGCTGCCCCGGAGCCTTGCGGCTCACAAACACCCATGTAGGGATTTTTTGGgctcacaaacagcaaattagGGAGGTTTAGGGATTCAAAGAAGACattcatggagctgtgggatcagACACAGCTTTGTAGGGAGATTTTGGGTTCACACACACCTATTTAGGGAGATTTGGGCCCAGACAGTACCACATAGGGAGCCGTtaggctgagaaacagaaacataGGAACgttttgggctgaaaaacagccacttagggagcttgTGGCGTCTAACCCACTGatagagggagcttttggggtctgaACAACTGATTTGtggagcttttgggctgagaaacagccacttaggcagtttggggctgagaaactgccACATAAGGAGCTTTGGGGCCGAGAATCTGCCACTTCAAGTGATTTTGCAGTCAGAAACAGTGTTTTAGGTAGCAAATGGGCTCAGAAATGGGAATTTAGTTAGCCTTTGGGCTTCAGAGGACCCCTTCATGGAGTTGTGGGAtcagaaacacccatgtagagattttttgggtcagaaacagaaatttagtGAGCTATTGGGCTCACACACACCCATTTTAgtctgagaaacagccacttagggaacTTCTGGGCTGAGAAAGAGCCACTAatgggagcttttggggtctaaaccactgatttaggGAGCTTCTGGGGTCTAAACAATTGCTTTAtggagcttttgggctgagaaacggccacttagggagcttttggtttctaaaccactgatttaggAAGCTTTTTGTGTCTGGAAGACACAGTTTGGGAGCTTTTGGGATCCAAAACACCGATTTAGAGAGCTTTGGGgctcagaaagagcaatttagtgagcttttgggcttcaaaagcataatttagggagctgtgggctcagaaacagcaattcgGCGAGATTAGGACTAAACCCACTTCTTTAGGgacctttttttctgagaaacacccatttagggttttttttttggctcagaaacagcaatttagggAGGTTATGGGGTTCAAAGAAGCCATTCATTGAACTTTAGCACTCAGAAACACCCATTGAGAGATTTTTCGGGGTCAGgaacagccacttagggaacttttgggctgagaaacagccacttagggagcttttgggctgagaaactgACACTTCAAGCattctgaagcactgatttaggcagctcctgggctcagaaacagcaatttcgTGAGGTTTTGGGCTTCAGAAAACCCGTTCAGGGAGCTTTGGGGTCAGAAGCACTCAGTTTGGCAGCTTTTGGGATCCAAACCCACAGTTTAGGTAGCTTTGGGCTGAGGAatacccacttagggagctttggggctgaAATCCAAGAATTTAGGAATTTTTGGGGGCTCAGACACACCCATTTTGGGAGGTTTTGGTCTCAGatgtcaccgaaatccgggaataaacctcgtaacaccaatgtagtgttaaaaggcaggcattctttattgcagcgctggatgcacgggggatagctccacccaacgtgcatgccaggtgatcaccaacacacaggttatatagaatcaaaatatacatattcattatatttccaagaaaaggcagtcctatgataatcatttctgggaaatcatttccatattctcctccccgtcacgcatgctcactgatttgagtcggtggtcctcaagggtctctggtggtcgtcagtggtcttgcacctgtgtccgctggatgacctccttcatgcagacaTGCGCAGTAcccttgttgtaggtgcatctacccatagcaacttacttcataagattaatattcccgggcctattgtccggttgggtagggactgtacaaggaacatagcagcattgtatcttgccatggtcagttagcttcattacctattaccttggttacaaactaattttcccaatctgagtCTATAGCTACCTTATAACTTTAAGTTACAAATACAATCAAattatcctaacttttatataatcaacttttgattgctttgtcaaaatatatgtgacatttcccccctttgaaagttttgaaaattatttcaatactttcattatactaattattttctatgttggaggaaactctgggattgtctttttttgctgttttgcaacagcttggacgatcatatgagtgaaagaagcttcacgagtaatttgctttctcagatatgttaaccgatttatcattttccaggctatgacatacaatattgctgacaaaatcaaactgatcaaaaccaatattaagagaatcacgatggggtgacacaacttgtttaggatgcctgtagcagtaggtgaccattcgaaaagtgtgtcccaccatctaagttctgcatctctctgcgctctttcagaaactcggtgtatttctttcacattgtgatgaacagttattagggTGTTTTGTCCgttttccctaatttttttcagaattgcaatcaaatccttgtGTTGTAATAATTGTTTTACTAAAGtgagattcattccaatgggtaTGGGTAAtaattcatgaatcaacatgtaattggactgcaaaagttggtgagatgtgactggggttgaataagaaaagtcacatccatcaatcttagtaaaattacaaacacaaaaatttgaattatttttaatctctatgACTATcttatctacatataaagaATCACAAATAGTCCTTaaacatacacagcccttaccaatatatataataactgttttagggttctcgttaggatgaacctcaaaatggcaaatattttgttcactATCCAGGCAAATATCTTGTGTTTCAATTGCATTAtcttcacagacaaatccttgttgttctcgcacgatgtaagattccaaattaacagtttgccatttttcattcatttttcgggcccatactctatgctcggaaggatagagtatagttccattgtggttcaaccctaatgcaacaatgggataaattgagtatatagtagcattagatatagtgagcacaaaagttgtagctgtgtttgtaacgGGATCATAAGTGaagtttaccaggctccaccaggactggagttctttctcaaaatcagtagcactgtcccaaactattttcctaatttcagtggggagagtgTCTTCTTCACCTTATCTTATAACTGAGGCGGCTATCGACTGCATCCAtaattgagcctggatacaactaagagccaaagagaggttattcTGGACCATCCCAAGTGTGTCTGTAACTAATTCGTGGTCCCTTACATTTATTCTTTCTCATGTTGGcaatatatttgacaacagccactggttagttcTTAGAGCCAATAAAGAAGATCGTAAGGGTTGTTGTAATTTAGTCAAATCATTTATTGAGGCTGCcaatttgttcattattacttctgaatcaatgctatttgaaactcccaatcctgttcccaaaacaccggtcaagtctctccgtgtccttttcatagtaagagttcgtttctgcagccaggttgtccatccctcatatgaaatgtttaagaaaggtgaacaagctggttgaatatctgaaacattgttttgcattgacaattcaactcgtttgagagaccatgccgggttaaacaacatttgttgcaagcctgtatttctaatcacatacggtccaatttcaaagattttcgaattaagcgcaacaattggttgggtagtaggtattatgacatctattttaagttctccccagtatttggtattatttttaccacatattactttatgggagtattgtacagcagtcaaatttaaccaacagtctaaattttgatttttacacaaaatagggccatgtggtccaatttcataactgtttataggtTCAACGCgagattcagtgattaatctgcatcttattgtgatgtcatttccttgtggtaccataaaagagggggtgacttcacctttactagttaacgtaaagagagtatctgtatcagcatgcgtgactactgcaacaagcatcactaggggtttagttacagcatttattttgaatttaaatgtcaGACCTGACAGTCCTCCTGTCAATGGATTAGGTCGTCAATCGCACACCACATaaactggtttagttaaagtaaaattatgtcaacaatctccttgttccttaatacaggatttggtgatttcaacattattggtactagGGTCTAAGGAGTAGTTACCGACATTCTGTTGGCGGCAACACGTAATGAGAGAATTTTGcttgttacatttccattcagtggtgggacagagtctcGTAATATTAGAACTAGGGTCTAATAGATTTCCGGAGATGGTAATTGAggaagctttctcatgaagagatccttccatctttctacatcctacttgaattctttctccaattgCTCCAGTCAAGACAcggacccagtcctttctgtcccatgcccactcaggtgggtggtaaacttcagattcatgcattactacagtggccaaatttggggaacggtctttgggatatggtTCCACACTCCCGGTATATTGGACAACagcttgggaccatggccattctgtatttctttggctacaaattagtgatgaaatacaaaaaagtgtcatcagtctaatcaaacaattcataatattcataattcaatagataaTAGGCTAAAGAAATTGatccttagaatttttacacagtctaagtttcaaaggtccctcttgcgtacatgtccactgatctggcggtgccttctttactcgagtgtagtgaatccaaggctccactccttTTGCCTTGATTGCggtataagttgttaacagtacctggaaaggtcccttccacttctcctggagtggttcagaaTTCCATGTCCTTATATATACAAGGTCACCCGGCTGGTATGGATGTACAGGCGTATCAAGAGCAAGCGGCCTggtcagcacaatatatcttctaagcgcttcgagggtctttcctaaagaaatcagatatgtttttaaatctatttcccctgttaTCCTCATGTCCTCTGGGATTAAGGGAGTTTGGTAGGGTttgccatataatatttcatatggacttacaccgtctttagaccttggttggattcttattcttaacagagctaatggcaaagcctgtggccatttcaaagatgtttcttgacaaattttattcatttgtcttttcaaggtctggttcatcctttcaattttcccgcttgattgcggtctccagggagtatgcaaatcccaatttatccctaggattttatttacttgttggactatttccgctacaaaatgtggtcctctgtcagaagatacgcccaatggtaccccaaatctcggtattatttcttttagtaatattttgaccacttctcttgctttgttggtgcggcaaggaaaagcctctgGCCATCCAGAAAACGTATCAATCAATACTAACAAATATCTATACCCATTCTGTCTAagtaactcagagaaatcgatttgccaataatctcctggggaattaccctgctttgttactcctaaaggtgctttcctctggtttaagggattatttttaagacaaattggacacttagctattattgatttaattattcctgtcattcctacacacactacagatgttctcaaatttgtgaccatagcatccacaccccaatgtgtctgctcatgttcttcctttgcaagctCTGTCATAATTTGTGGggtcactattacctgattctctggtgttatCCACCATCCTTTCGCATTTTGGGATGCCTTTAAGTTCTCTGCTAGTTGTTCGTCTAGtttactgtatcttgcttttaaatttggaatttttatctgttttactggtactaatGCAAGGATACCTCGTTCTGCAGCctcttttgcagctttatccgccAGTCGATTacctatatttatagcagtttgaccaaattgatgagccttgcaatgcattacagctacttcctttggtttctgtacatcttgcaaaagttgaagaacttcctccttatattttattggtgagccctgggctgacaacagtcctctttctttccagatggctccatgagcgtggatcacaccaaatgcatatttagaatccgtccaaatgtttacccttttcccttctgccatccgtaaagcctgcttcagcgccaccaattctgctttctgcgctgatgtatttgcaggtagtgtccctgactccaataccttgtcgatggtaacaacagcatatctggctattcgccttccctcttgcacaaagctgcttccatccgtaaacaattccagatcaggatccttcaaaggttcgtccttcaggtccggtctgctagaataaacttgttcaatagttaccaagcaatcgtgttccaatttTTCAGttggattttctgttgttaGGAACATTGCCggatttacaattgctgtggcttttaattccacatcatcttgttccaataggacaacctggtacttcaacattctgctaggggatagccagtgaccccccttttgttccaagacagttataaccatgtgtggtacatataccactatcttttggcccatggttaatttttgggcttcctgaatcagcagcactgtcgctGCCACTGATTTGTGGCACTCAGGTGTCCAAATCAAATATCGGTCTTTGGATTCCTTTAAGGCTTCATATAGGGGTTTCACATACAGTCCATAATTTAAAATCCAGAGTCGACACCACCCAATCATTCCCAGAAAGGCTCTCAATTCCTTTGGACTGTTAGGTTCagggatctgacaaatggcttcttttctttcatttcccaattgtctctgtccttgagatatctcaaatcccaaataaatcactgctgctttccctatctgggctttgtttctggaaactctgtatcctccttggcccaggaaattcagtaaactgatggtcatttcaaaacatgtttctttgctttttgctgctaTCAAAATGTCATCCACATACTGTAATAATATACCTTGtccttgattctgtttcttccacatttctaattcttttgccaattgatttccAAATAGTGTAgggctattcttaaatccttgcgGAAGTACAGTCCATGTTAGTTGCATCTTTCGTCCTGTAGCTggattttcccattcaaaagcaaatatgctttgactttttatatccagaggtatgcaaaagaaggcatcctttaaatccagtACAGTAAACCATTTATGTTCCTCCTTTAAAGATGTCAGTAAAGTGTATGGATTGGCCACTACTGGGTGTATATCTTGAACTATTTGATTTATGGCCCTCAGGTCTTGAACCAATCGGTATTCCTTACCTCCCGATTTCCTTACTGGTAATATAGGGGTATTGTATTTTGACTCACATTCTACCAACAACCCATACTCtagaaattttgtaattaattcttCTAATCCCTTCCGGGCTTCCCACTTAATAGGAtactgtttttgtcttaccggcttgtctccaggttttaaagtcacctttaccggttctgccagtttggatcatcctggaacttcacttgcccataccaagggagtgactgcattgtccaccgcttctggaatttgttcttctttggaggaattctgtaacataaacactctcgcctctatggcttttgattctggtattagtaatctgatttctccatctttaaaaattatttgtgcatctaatttgtttaataaatcttgtcccaataagggcaacggacatttgggcacgtacaaaaattgatgtgttttacctactattttcccagcttaaattttaacagtttcaagaaaggccagttctctttccgccccgtcgcaccaacaccctctgctgatttatggctgagtttcgctttacacatttattattctcagtcaagattgccagaatttttccatccctttgcatttgtctgacttctttttctttttctctcttgttatacacagtccaggctacttcaagcattttacctaagtctctggactcagccccttccattttctggaggtttttttagggctgattgtcccataaatatagaggccaattgtatagcttcttccgtggtgttttttgtttgtggttttgtttgtgggtttttt
Encoded proteins:
- the LOC129200105 gene encoding uncharacterized protein LOC129200105 produces the protein MWKKQNQGQGILLQYVDDILIAAKSKETCFEMTISLLNFLGQGGYRVSRNKAQIGKAAVIYLGFEISQGQRQLGNERKEAICQIPEPNSPKELRAFLGMIGWCRLWILNYGLYVKPLYEALKESKDRYLIWTPECHKSVAATVLLIQEAQKLTMGQKIVVYVPHMVITVLEQKGGHWLSPSRMLKYQVVLLEQDDVELKATAIVNPAMFLTTENPTEKLEHDCLVTIEQVYSSRPDLKDEPLKDPDLELFTDGSSFVQEGRRIARYAVVTIDKVLESGTLPANTSAQKAELVALKQALRMAEGKRVNIWTDSKYAFGVIHAHGAIWKERGLLSAQGSPIKYKEEVLQLLQDVQKPKEVAVMHCKAHQFGQTAINIGNRLADKAAKEAAERGKTLEALRRYIVLTRPLALDTPVHPYQPGDLVYIRTWNSEPLQEKWKGPFQVLLTTYTAIKAKGVEPWIHYTRVKKAPPDQWTCTQEGPLKLRLCKNSKDQFL